One Culicoides brevitarsis isolate CSIRO-B50_1 unplaced genomic scaffold, AGI_CSIRO_Cbre_v1 contig_69, whole genome shotgun sequence genomic window, AAGAAGGTGTAACGGGACTGGCATGCGATCACTGCGAAACCGGCTATTGGGGATTTTCGCGCAACGGTTGCAAGGCATGCGATGTTTGTGATTCGCCATCGAAGGTGTGTGATCCCGATACGGGACGTTGTATTTGTCCGCCGCTCAGTACGGGATCCGAGTGTCAAACGTGCGTCGCAAATTCGTATGGCTGGGAGTTCCAAAAGGGATGTCGGTATTGTCAGTGCGATCGCGTTGGAGCCATTGGACAACTTTGTCACAACGTTACGGGGCAATGTGAGTGTCGCGAGGGTTATGCAGGCGCCAAATGCAATACTTGCGCTCCTGGTTACTACAATTATCCGGAATGTACGAGATGCGGATGCGATCCTCGGGGGTCTTTGGATGAGAATGGCGGCGATGTTATTGAATGCGATGACCGCGGGCAATGTCCATGCAAGGAACTCGTTACCGGATTGAAGTGTAATCGATGTCGTCATGCAACGTTCGGTTTGAATGCCTTCAATCCGAGTGGTTGTTCACGTTGCTTCTGTTTCGGTCGCAGCCAAGATTGTCACGAAAGCTCTTTGTCATGGGGTCAATTGCGGTTCCATGGATCGCGAAATTTGAGTGTGGAGTATATGGTGTCATACGATTCGCCTGAACAAGAGCAAGATCACGGATATGTCGTCGTTATTCAACTGGAAGGCTCGCAACCGAATCACGGAGACGCCGAAATAAAGCACAAAAATGGATTAAACTTGATTCCGAGCTCAACGGGCAACGTCTCGATTGGATCGTACAAACAATTTTCGGAGCCTTTTTACTTCCAGCTCCCGAAACAATTTTTGGGCGACCAAACTAAGAGTTACGGAGGCATGTTGAACTTTAGCATTCACTCGAGTGGCGGCAAAAATTACTTGTCTTACGAGATTTTGCGAAAATATCCATTAATTCAGATCCATTCGCATCACGACTTCATCCTGAACTACTTTGGACCGGAAATTCTCGAGACAAGTGAGAACGTCACTTACGGAATTCGCTTTCACGAGCACTACTGGAAGTATCATTTTGACGGAAAAGCTGTTAGTCGAGCCATTTTCATGACGGCTTTGGAAAATATCAAACATATTTTCCTCAGGGCGACCACTTCTGTTGATTTTACTCAAGTTGTGTaagttttccattaaaaaaaattttttttaagtttttcattgaattttttatcttttaggATTTCCGACATTTCGTTAGACACTGCAATTCCCATCAATGGAAGCACCACAAATCTCGCAACTTCCGTCGAAGTTTGTAAATGCGACTTGCAATACGACGATTTGTCGTGTCAGGCACCTGCAAACGGTTTTTATCGTTGGCGCAAGCAAAACAGCAGCGAATTACTCGAAGATCTCGTCGGTTACGTGCTCCCATGCTCCTGTAATGGCCGTAGTGAGAGTTGTGACAAGGAAACCGGCCATTGTACAAACTGTCGCGAGAACACCGGAGGCATCAATTGCGAAACTTGCGCCGAAGGGTATTACGGAAGTCCGCAATACGGCACGTGCGAGGCTTGTCCGTGTCCAGAAACGCGCAAAAATTTCGCCAAAGGATGTATTGTGGCGCGAAATGATGTTCGTTGCATCTGTAAGGAAGGTTATACGGGCAGATTATGCGAAAATTGTGCAACCGGGTACTACGGAAACCCCAAAGACGACAATGGATCATGTGTGGAATGCAATTGCGACCCGGATGGCATCGTGTCGAACGAATGTGACGAAGAAACGGGTCAATGTAACTGCAAACCGGGCATCACGGGACGACGATGTGACAAATGTGAGCTGCCACGACATTATTTGGAAGGCGGAAAGTGTCGATGTgagttttttcacaatttatttaaaaataaaaatcacaattttaaatatttttaacgaaattttagtATGTGACGAATGCTCTCAAACCCTCATGGACACCGTAGACGAGCTAATTTTCGATTTCGAGCTCAAGACTGAACATTTAGACCTTCATGGCATACCAGCTCCGTGGATAGCGCTCAATGGCATCATCAACGAAACGGAATATTTGAccaagaaatttaatgaattcgaTACTGCCAAGTACGAAATCGAACATTTCGATGAAAAACCCGttgaaaaggtaaattttcttaatttttcttcaaaattataattatttaagatttttttttctgtcacagCTCCAATCAAAAGCCATGAACCTCCATACAAAAGCAGAAAAGGTCGCTTCAAAGTCAGAAAAAGCCGCTCACAAGGCTCAAAAACTACAAGAAGCCACTGAAACGCTCTTGCGAGACATGCAAAATATCACGGAACAATCGAACGAAGTCATCAAACAACTCAACGAATACGGAACTCACGATCATCACATCCAACTACCGCTTGCTCTGAAGGAAGCTAACATGACTTTGCAGGAAATCAAGTACCAATATGACTCCGTGACACCCATTAACTCATCCGCCTTTGCCTGTGCCGACAAATATCACAACATGTGGATGAACATTTCGTCGAATGTTCAAAGCCAACATGACAAAATCAcggaatttaagaaaaaaatgcacaatttaGCCGAACGCATTGACGACATGAAACGAATTTCTCTGGAAATTCTCGATATGGATGCGCAAATCAAAGCTGACAacgaaaatatcgaaaaattgagTCGTGCCTTGAACGACAAGTACAACGAGATTGAAGATATGAAGTCGGAtatcaaggaaatttttagcGATACCTTAAACGCCGATTCTGACGTCTTTTTGGAACTTTTCAAGCAAAACCTGCAAAAAGTGGATCAGGATGTGCAACTTATCACCGCGCTACGGGCCGAAATCGAAGatattttggatgaaaatgaCGATTTATTGCGTGACGCGAAGACTTTTGACTTGCCACGCGCCAAAGATCACGCCGAAGTGCTACATCGACGAGCGAATGACTACGAAGCCTTATTTGCTGACACTCGAGCACGTGCCTCGGATGCCATGAGTGCCATTCAAGCATATGACAACATCACCCATTCGATTGAGGCGGCAAAAATCGCTGCGAAAGAAGCTCACATGGCTGCCGAAGTCGCAAATCGTGAAATTTACCCCGAAAATGGAATGTCAATCATCGAAAGAAGCTTGCAAGCGTTACATGATtcgtcgaaaattaaaaatgagataATTCAAGAGACAGAACGGCTTGCGGAACTGcgtgaaaaacttgaaattcatcaaaaactcGTGGCAGACGTGAATAGCACGATTTGGCATTGCGCGGTAAAAGATGCGAAAATCACAGCAGCTCAAAATGCGTACGATACGAACCGGGTTTCGATCAAGGAGATCAAAAACACGATAGAAGTGTCGAGTAAAATCTCGGATGAGATGCGAGAAGTGCATCGGCATGCCATGGACATCAATAGCGAAGTGTACAAACTGAAAAATAAGCTAAAAACGCTCGATCCGGAGTGGGATGTCAAATTCGGGGGCGCCGAAGAGAACTTGACAACCGTTCAAAGTAACATTCGGGTCGCAAATCAAACCATCGAGAACATTGATTTCAAATTC contains:
- the LOC134836593 gene encoding laminin subunit alpha-1-like, translating into MWKFRPPWPSFTQMFVFLIVLLQIFAITSQISPRGLTIANENRDDSSRLVSAIEKSEENVQMPSISNDDTHIRDHNHHHHKHRSSHSDKDKRRKHKKVHEINHKSSINSHKSSKPKRIKSANTHKVELIHEIEDESEFEYPNGTLPNVIRRKKDGYFVQQPNGVVVYRRYKCVPKSSNSNHQSLTRPSTTYSSHNLPSYGNQRWRQLGCNCHIHGSLDRVCDHATGQCKCRAHVTGRRCDKCAKGFWNIDSHNGCVPCVCNAQGASDDSCDMYSGQCHCKEGVTGLACDHCETGYWGFSRNGCKACDVCDSPSKVCDPDTGRCICPPLSTGSECQTCVANSYGWEFQKGCRYCQCDRVGAIGQLCHNVTGQCECREGYAGAKCNTCAPGYYNYPECTRCGCDPRGSLDENGGDVIECDDRGQCPCKELVTGLKCNRCRHATFGLNAFNPSGCSRCFCFGRSQDCHESSLSWGQLRFHGSRNLSVEYMVSYDSPEQEQDHGYVVVIQLEGSQPNHGDAEIKHKNGLNLIPSSTGNVSIGSYKQFSEPFYFQLPKQFLGDQTKSYGGMLNFSIHSSGGKNYLSYEILRKYPLIQIHSHHDFILNYFGPEILETSENVTYGIRFHEHYWKYHFDGKAVSRAIFMTALENIKHIFLRATTSVDFTQVVISDISLDTAIPINGSTTNLATSVEVCKCDLQYDDLSCQAPANGFYRWRKQNSSELLEDLVGYVLPCSCNGRSESCDKETGHCTNCRENTGGINCETCAEGYYGSPQYGTCEACPCPETRKNFAKGCIVARNDVRCICKEGYTGRLCENCATGYYGNPKDDNGSCVECNCDPDGIVSNECDEETGQCNCKPGITGRRCDKCELPRHYLEGGKCRLCDECSQTLMDTVDELIFDFELKTEHLDLHGIPAPWIALNGIINETEYLTKKFNEFDTAKYEIEHFDEKPVEKLQSKAMNLHTKAEKVASKSEKAAHKAQKLQEATETLLRDMQNITEQSNEVIKQLNEYGTHDHHIQLPLALKEANMTLQEIKYQYDSVTPINSSAFACADKYHNMWMNISSNVQSQHDKITEFKKKMHNLAERIDDMKRISLEILDMDAQIKADNENIEKLSRALNDKYNEIEDMKSDIKEIFSDTLNADSDVFLELFKQNLQKVDQDVQLITALRAEIEDILDENDDLLRDAKTFDLPRAKDHAEVLHRRANDYEALFADTRARASDAMSAIQAYDNITHSIEAAKIAAKEAHMAAEVANREIYPENGMSIIERSLQALHDSSKIKNEIIQETERLAELREKLEIHQKLVADVNSTIWHCAVKDAKITAAQNAYDTNRVSIKEIKNTIEVSSKISDEMREVHRHAMDINSEVYKLKNKLKTLDPEWDVKFGGAEENLTTVQSNIRVANQTIENIDFKFREQNEKFMEWRKNFLAKTQELKDKIALARHAAEGIHISVKSAQQSCKRSYVPRASGPTTSTHILMTFALKSNNNPSAPLLFIKGEDTQFLALEMVNKKVRFVWNLGGKVQEITHPMTLEANDFKLDEAWYQIEVNRTLSLGTLVVKRMNEFGKYANGRGVSASSDRTRFTYANDSRIWLGHVPEEQKVDELRAPSVAINVILHQLVIDEETIGLWNFASTEGTCKGEIIGPSEATTLDNARGFNGHGYVVLKSNPRYSTKVQFSLKMVFRTLDENALLFLAVDEKSNGTLSLTLYQGRIVFRVDYEEDTWLELNTTKRYNTGDWITVDIARHFQDEYEYGSLVVVGRPVSRLPVPDSEMRYEKSGSPNRPINFSKLPFFQGTNYYIGGVPPGYNLSTVKARGSDNAFLGCMKDVQIAGEAREILETTNHYGVSPSCSQTITKGGFYGNGYIELPAHSLKKRANFAFVFRTLQPNALIVLGAHPPKHETNEETRVDTKSLPGNFSVNLVNGKLRVKVNAGQGPIELTSNNMLNDGKFHVVSVSKTGRRFELQVNDELQMTQSFKVTPFLVNLPEESEGGLFVGGAPALD